The Flavobacterium commune genome contains the following window.
GTTCAAGGATTTACAGGTAGCGAAGGTACTTTCCACGCTTCTCAAATGATTGAATACGGTACAAACGTTGTAGGTGGTGTAACTCCAGGAAAAGGGGGAACAACTCACTTAGACCTTCCTGTTTTTAACACTGTTAAAGATGCAGTTGAGCAAGCAGGTGCTGATACTTCTATTATTTTTGTACCACCAGCTTTTGCTGCTGATGCAATTATGGAAGCTGCTGATGCCGGAATTAAAGTAATCATTGCAATTACAGAAGGAATTCCTGTTGCTGACATGATTTATGCAAACGACTACGTTAAAGCAAGAAACAGCAGATTAATTGGGCCTAACTGTCCAGGTGTTATCACTCCAGGTGAAGCTAAAGTTGGTATCATGCCAGGTTTCGTTTTCAAAAAAGGAACTGTAGGTATTGTTTCTAAATCAGGAACTTTAACTTATGAGGCTGCTGACCAGGTTGTAAAACAAGGTTTAGGAATCACTACTGCTATCGGAATTGGTGGAGACCCAATCATTGGAACAACTACTAAAGAAGCAGTTGAATTATTAATGAACGATCCTGAAACAGAAGCAATCATCATGATTGGCGAAATCGGTGGTCAATTAGAAGCTGATGCTGCTAAATGGATTAAAGCTGATGGTAACCGTAAGCCTGTAATTGGTTTCATCGCTGGAGAAACTGCTCCTGCTGGTAGAACTATGGGACATGCCGGTGCTATTGTTGGGGGTTCTGACGATACTGCTGCTGCTAAAAAACAAATTATGAGAGACAACGGAATTTATGTTGTTGATTCACCAGCTGAAATTGGTAAAAAAGTTAAAGAAGTATTAGTTACAGCAACAGTTTAATTATTTCTAAATTAAATTTTAAATAAATTAAGCCTCACATTTGTGGGGCTTTTTTAGTATAAAACAGAATTAAAGGAATACATTTGCACTCGATTAAAATCAAAGCTCTGATTTAATCTAAAAGTAAATTAAAAATAAATAATTGATTTCATGTTTTTTTCTGAAATCAATTCAAAAGGAAATACTATGTATAAGGAATTAGAAGGATTCAAAGTTAAAAATCAATTTTCATTAACAATAGAAGATAGCTTAGAAGAAGTTTGTAATGCTACTGAGGGTTCAGGTGTGTTTTTAGTTTATGATGTTGCCGATGAAAAAGAATTAATCATGGTAGGTTCTACAGGAACGGTACAAAATGATGGTACTTTGAAGACTAAAAATGGCGGACTGTATGATAAAATTGTAAACGGTCACCAATTTGCAAAAACAGGAAGAAAATATTCTTGGCCTGCACAAATGAAAAAAGAAGAAATTAGCCGTTTAGAAGTAGTTTGGTATGAAACATTTAACGATGATACTAAAGTGATTCCTACTTTTGTCGAAGCTCAGATTTTGCAAAACTTTTTAAGTGAAAATGCAAAATTGCCAAGATGGAATGTAGCTTTCTAATTCATTTTCAGTGAAATAAAATATTATTATTAAAAGCTTTACTTCGGTAAGGCTTTTTTTATAGCATAAATTTTATAAAACAGCTAAATCGTTTATATTTGTACCTCAATTTAGAAAATAAACTTATTATCATAATATGAAATTACTCGAAGGAAAAGTAGCTATTATTACAGGCGCAAGTCGCGGAATTGGAAGAGGGATTGCTGAAGTTTTTGCAAAAAACGGTGCCGATGTTGCTTTTACATACAGCTCATCTGCTGAATCAGCTCAGGTATTGGAAAATGAATTGAACGCATTAGGTATTAAAGCTAAAGGTTATAAATCCAATGCTGCCGATTTTAATGAAGCACAAACTTTAGTAGATACTATTTTAGCTGATTTTGGTACAGTTGATATCCTTATCAATAATGCCGGAATTACAAAAGACAATCTGTTAATGCGTATGTCAGAGGCTGATTTTGATCAGGTAATTGATGTGAATTTGAAATCGGTTTTTAATATGACTAAAGCCATTCAAAAAACATTCTTGAAAAAACGTGCAGGTTCAATCATCAATATTAGTTCAGTTGTAGGGGTTTCCGGAAATGCAGGACAAACTAATTATGCGGCTTCTAAGGCTGGTGCTATTGGGTTTACAAAATCAGTAGCTTTAGAATTAGGTTCTCGTAATATCCGTTGCAATGCTATTGCTCCAGGATTTATTGAAACTGAAATGACTGCTAAATTAAGCGAAGATGTTGTAAAAGGATGGAGAGAAGGAATTCCATTGAAACGTGGTGGAACTACTGAAGATGTTGCAAATGCTTGTTTATTCTTAGCTTCAGATATGAGTGCTTATGTTACAGGACAAGTATTGAATGTTTGCGGAGGAATGCTTACTTAATCAGTTTGTTGTTAATAGTTTGTTGTTTTTTTGAAACCACAAACTATAAACTATAAACCATAAACTAAAAATATGACAACAAACACCATTCTATTAGTATTGCTTTCATTATTAATAGCAGCTGGGTTGTCTTATTTTCAATATTATTACAAAGCCAAGAGTCAATTAAAAGTTAATTTACTCTTGGCTTTTTTGCGTTTTTTAAGCATTTTCGGGATATTATTATTGCTGGTAAATCCAATAATTACAACCAATAATACAGAAATGATTAAGCCTCCGCTTGCTGTGGTGGTTGATAATTCCGGTTCCATATTTTTTTTAAAAGCTGAAAAAACAGCTTCTGAATTGTATTTGAAGCTAAAAAACAATAAAGCATTGAATGAAAAATTCAACATTCAATCCTATCAATTTGATTCGGAGTTTTCTCTTTTAGAAAAATTAAATTTTAAAGGAACTCAAACCAATCTGGACGTAGCGGCTAAAGATTTAAAGGCAATCAACAGAAATAGCCTGTTTCCTACGGTACTAATTAGTGATGGAAACCAAACTTCAGGTAATGATTATGTATATAGTTTTGATGCTTCCAATAAAGTTTATCCCATAGTTTTAGGAGATACAACCAGGGTTTTAGATTTAAAAATCAATCAGCTGAATGTCAATAAATACGCTTTTTTTAAGAATAAATTTCCTGTAGAAGTGTTTTTACAATATTCAGGCACAAAAAATATAACTGCTGATTTTCAGATTTCGCAGGGAAATTCAGTTTTGAGCAAGCAGAAAGTTTCTTTTTCTGCTACTAAAAATACAGCTGTTATTTCTCTTTTGCTATCAGCAAATAAAATAGGAACGCAGTTGTATAAGGCGAGTTTGGTTTCGAATGAAAAAGAAAAAAACAGCTATAACAACAATAAAAATTTTGCTGTAGAAATTATAGATCAAAAGACCAATGTTGCCATAATTTCGTCAATAAACCATCCTGATATAGCTGCTTTAAAACGGGCAATTGAATCTAATGCACAACGTAAAGCAACTATAGTTAATCCGAAACAAATCAATGGATTAAACAATTATAATGTTTTGGTTTTTTACCAACCTACAACGGAATTTAAAACTGTTTTTGATGCCAATAAATCAGCCCGAGTTAATGCTTTTTTTATTACCGGAACACATACTGATTTTGGATTTTTAAATCAGCAGCAAAATAATTTAGAATTTAAAATGACTTCTCAAAAAGAAGATTATTTGGCTGAATATAAATCGCAATTCAATCTTTTTGCTATTGATAATATTGGTTTCGAAAATTTTCCTCCTTTGCAAAATCCGTATGGAAAAATCAAAGTAAACGGAAACACTACTGTTTTACTTTCTTCAAAAATCAGAAATATTGACACTCAGGCACCATTGCTTGCTTTTAATGAAAATCAAGGAAATCGGTCTGCTTTTCTCTTGGGAGAAAACAGTTGGAAATGGCGTTTAGAAAGTCATATTACAAATGAATCTTTTGAAAAATATGATGTTTTTATTGATAAAATCATTCAGTTTTTGGCAACAAACAATGCTAAAAAATCTTTGGTTGTCAATCACGAAAGTTTTTACAATTCAGGTGATGCTATCGAAATCACAGCTCAATATTTCAATAAGAATTATGAATTTGACGAAAAAGCACATTTAACTATTAAGCTGATTAATTCCAAAACGAAGCAAACTAAAA
Protein-coding sequences here:
- the sucD gene encoding succinate--CoA ligase subunit alpha; the encoded protein is MSVLVNKDSKIIVQGFTGSEGTFHASQMIEYGTNVVGGVTPGKGGTTHLDLPVFNTVKDAVEQAGADTSIIFVPPAFAADAIMEAADAGIKVIIAITEGIPVADMIYANDYVKARNSRLIGPNCPGVITPGEAKVGIMPGFVFKKGTVGIVSKSGTLTYEAADQVVKQGLGITTAIGIGGDPIIGTTTKEAVELLMNDPETEAIIMIGEIGGQLEADAAKWIKADGNRKPVIGFIAGETAPAGRTMGHAGAIVGGSDDTAAAKKQIMRDNGIYVVDSPAEIGKKVKEVLVTATV
- the fabG gene encoding 3-oxoacyl-[acyl-carrier-protein] reductase is translated as MKLLEGKVAIITGASRGIGRGIAEVFAKNGADVAFTYSSSAESAQVLENELNALGIKAKGYKSNAADFNEAQTLVDTILADFGTVDILINNAGITKDNLLMRMSEADFDQVIDVNLKSVFNMTKAIQKTFLKKRAGSIINISSVVGVSGNAGQTNYAASKAGAIGFTKSVALELGSRNIRCNAIAPGFIETEMTAKLSEDVVKGWREGIPLKRGGTTEDVANACLFLASDMSAYVTGQVLNVCGGMLT